TTTATAAAATTTTTCGTTTTGTCATTAAAGCGATTTCTACACCGTTGGCATTCCTTGTTTTATTTTTCGTCGTTTCAATGTTCGTTTATAAAAACCTTGAAAAAGATATAACTTGGATTGACGCTTTTTTCTGGATAACTCATCCGCACGCTATTTCTGAACATAGAAGTAATGAGACGAAGATATTTGCTTTTATTGTTTATGTTGGGATTTTGTTTTTTCAGGTTTGGTTCATTGAAAGAATACTTGTCAATGTTTTCAGTGGTGAATTAAAAATTTTGTGGAGGAAAAGGATGAGCGAGGTAGCAATTTCAAAATTGAAGGAACACTATATAATTTGCGGTTACGGGCAAGTTGGGAGAACCGTCGTTGATGAACTTATAAAGTTAGGATTACCCTTTGTTTTAATTGAAACAAACGAGAGCATAGTTAGGGAGCTTCTAAAAGAGGGTTTAAATGTAATTCACGGTGATGCGAGGCGAAGGAGCGTTCTTTTAAGCGCTGGGATAGAACAGGCGAAGTTTATATGTACCTTGATTGATAACGATGCTGATAATCTTTACATAAC
The Candidatus Thermokryptus mobilis genome window above contains:
- a CDS encoding potassium channel family protein: MNLYKIFRFVIKAISTPLAFLVLFFVVSMFVYKNLEKDITWIDAFFWITHPHAISEHRSNETKIFAFIVYVGILFFQVWFIERILVNVFSGELKILWRKRMSEVAISKLKEHYIICGYGQVGRTVVDELIKLGLPFVLIETNESIVRELLKEGLNVIHGDARRRSVLLSAGIEQAKFICTLIDNDADNLYITITAKMLNPKIKVISRAGNLRYAEAMKGAGADEVVVPEYEGGMVVGRIISRYEKLKGL